CTATATTTACCATTAACCAAGGCATCCCCCTGGCTTGTTTGAAATATAACTTCGGCACAGCCTTGTGTTGTTTACAAAACTAGTGATTTCCTTTGAGCCAGTCTCCCTTCAACGTGTTTGCAGTTCATATTATTTACCACCATATCTATATTTCCCTtggtttttctttgaaaatagtTTTCCAGTAATGTACAAATCTCCACCAGCTCTTTCCAAAAGTGAACCCACTAGGAACTGCTTGAAAAAATACACTCCTCTGGAGATCTGGTAAGCCTGGGGCCCTGAAAACagacttttttctatctaaaaaaagaagctttgggtgaaatattaataaaacctttgttaggaaatgttgcttttataaTGTCAAATGGGGAGAAGGTTTAACGTAGCAGGTAAATATAAAGAGGTTTAAGATTAGCATCAAACATCTTTGAGAATTACAAAGTCTTCAGGCAGAGTATGTGAAGGATGACACAAATGTTGCAAGAACAGtagaaatattaaaagcagCTCTCTTACCTTGTGTGAATGTGGAGACAGTTGCATTTCCTCTGCCAAGGTTGATAAGGTAACCGTGTTCTGGGGCAACAGTAATCCTAAAAGTCACAGAAtcctgattgctgtctctgtcctctgctTTGAGGGACTTACTTGTGATCACAAACCCCAAGAGATCTCTCTCCATCACCCTCAATGTTTGGGCACCTTTATTAACTATGATGTGAGGCACCCCATTATCCACAGCAAGAACAGTAATCCTCATCACTTGGGGTTTTTGGGTCTCGAAAACCGTGTCGGGGAAGACATAAAAGTCTGTGTGGGTTCCATCGGTGACGGTGAAGGAGAAACTGTCCTCTGCGCTCTCTGTGCCATCATGTTTGTAGCTGATCATGTTCTCATTTAGGTCTTGCTTTGTGAAAGAGGTGACAGGTTGACTGTTGTTGAAGAGCAGGCGACCGTGAACAGGGATTTGAGTAACTGTGAATCTCAACAGGCGGTCAACAGTGTCTCTGTCTTCAACTGTTATTTCAAAAGGTGTGATGAGTTTATTCTCTCCCTCGATCACCACCAGGCCGTGTACCGTAACCACAGGCTTCTTGTTGTCCACGTCAGTGATGGAGATGCGAAAAGTGCGGAACACGGGGTTGTAGCCATCTGTCACTTCAAACTCAAAGCTATCCATTTTCACCTCGTCGTCAGCTGTGTGAATGTAGTAGATTTTGCTACCAGCCAGCTGGAGCTGAGTAAAGGATGAGATTGGCATCCCAGGTGTGTCTGTGCATTCCAGGTGTCCTCTCACAGGAGCACGGGTGATTGTGAAAACCAAGTGCTCATCTGGACTGTTCAGGTCACTTGTACTAAGAAGATCAGTTGTCAAGGTAACTCGGCCTCCCTCTTTAAGGGACACTCCTTTATTGATTACGTCAGGGAAAACTATGTCAATCCCACCAATTGTTACATAGAAGTATCTGTCAATTAAAGGGTTGATTCCATCTGTCACATCAAACTTAATGAGGTCACGGATTCCCTCTTGCCCATTGTGGATGTACAAAATCAATCCCTGATCTActtcattttgtgaaaaattcaTTCCAACTGAGATATTTTGCAATTCACCAGTTGGCATTGTTCTTTGCAAATACCCCTGGCCAGGCCCATATCTTATAATATATGTAAGTGTACTATCCTCAGAGTCCAGATCAGTggcttttaaaacattattgttaATTACTTTAACATCACCTATCTCAATTTCTAGACCATCATTAATAGCCATCCTTGGGGTTTCATCATCCACAGGGATAACCATAACTATTACTGTTTTCTCTACACTGAATTTTCCATCTGTGAGAACAATTTCAAAGCTATCTTCTGTTGTCTCTGTGTCATCATGCTCATACACAATACTAGAGCCATCCCTGATCTGTTCCAAGGTGAAGTTTGACACAGGGAGAGTTCCAGTGGTGAGCTGATTAAGAATAAATCCATGTCTGGGGGGTTTGGCGATGAAAAAAGTGAGCTGGTCAGACGGGAGGTCTGCATCAGCACCGTTCAGTATGGGAGTGTCAATAACTATGTTCATGCCCTCCATAACCACAAATTCTCTCATGTAAATCTCTGGCTTTTCATCATTAGAGGGGATTATGGAGATGGGAAAAAAGTGCCTTTCAGAAAAATTGATACCATCAGAGCATCTGAAGGTAAACCTGTCCTCCACTGGCTCAACTCCTTTGTGAATGCTTTGAACATAGTAAATGTGATTCTGTCTAATGTCTTTGATGGTGAAAGCACTAATAGCTGTCCCAGACCTAGATTTCTCTGAACCTGGTGCTGGAGAGATGTTTTCCACATACCCTGAAGTGGGTTGAACAATAATTGTACAAAGAAGGTCATCATTAGGGGTGTCGACATCATCCGCGCTTATATGAAGAAtctgaatgacatttttttctccctcagtAACAGTAAACTGTGGCCCAACAAAGACCTCAGGAGCCTGACTGTCCAGGGGAAGAATAGTTACATGAACTCTGACAcctgtaattttatttcctcctaTAGTCCACTCATCAGACATATCAGTCAGAGTGAGATTGAAAAAGTCCTCCTTTGTGTTTAAGCCAATCTCTCCGCTTGTATGGGCATAAACCACAAAGCCGTTAATGATATCAGCTTGAGTAAACGTGCTCGATGGAACTCCTTTCACTAGGATTTCACCAAATGATGGTTTGTCTTCAACGATGAAGGTCAAACGGAGGTCATCTGTATCCTCATCTCTTCCCTGAATTACATTACTTGTGATTTCTGTTGCTTCATTTTCTAGTACATCTATGTAGGAGCCTATTGTACCCGCTGGCAGATCGATTGTTGGAGTCTCATCATCAATTGGCTTCACTGTAATTTTTATAGAAATTGGAACAACATGCACCCCATCACTGACGTCTATTCTTATCAAGTCTACTGTTGATTCATCTCCATTGTTGATGTATGAGATCATTCCATTTCCAATATTCTCAAGGTTGAAGGTATCCCCTTTTGTCATGTGAGTGAATATGAACTGGATCTGACCATGAAGAGGAAGCTGTGTAATAGTGAATGTTATCTTGCTGCtgtctgtgtctgtgtctgtgGTGTCCAACTCGGCTCTGGTGAGGATATGTCTGCCACGTTCCAGCACAGTAAACCCGGTGTTTGTTATTTCAGGTGGCTTGTTGTCCACAGGCTTTAAGAATATTGTAAAAACTCCCTCCACACTATTTCTAGAGACGTCTTCCACAGTGTATCTGAACTGTAGAACATGAGTGGTAATTCCAAGCTCAAGATCAGGTGGTTTGTAAGCTATTTTGTGATGGTTAATCTGTGCCTGTGTGAACGTTGTGACTTCAATGTTTGGGGTTTCAGTCAAAACCAGGGCTCCTAGTATAACAGGGCTGTTCTCGTCTGTGTCTGTAGGCGGTTGGATAATGGTGTATTTTAAATCTCGATCCTCTGAATCAAGGTCAGTGTAGCGGAGGAATTTTTTCCGGAAGTACGTCAGCTGGTACTCGTGAACAGTCATTTGTAAGGTTGTACTAGGGTAAAGTTCAGGCGGGAGGTCATCAACAGGAATTATTTTGATTATGAATGTGCTCTTACCTGACTTATTTGGGGGATCATTGTCATCTTGTACTCTAAACACAAATTGATCCATGACTGTGCTCGTGCTGTGAGGCCCTTTGTGCTTGTAAAACAGTTTTCCATCGATAATGTCCTGCTGCAGCCACTCAGTCACTACTTTCTCATACATCTCATCCTCTGTATTAAACTTCCAGGTAGATGGGTCCTTTGGTGCCTCAGACTGACGCAGCAACACCTGCCCCACTGTTGGAAAGGGAAGCTCTAATGCAAACTTTATTGTAGAATCTTCTGAGTCAATATCTGCAGCACTGAGCATTGACGGGAAAATCTGCATAACTtgatttttgaacaaaatcaaaCCAGTGTTGGCATTGATAATAGGTGCCTCATCGTCTGTAGGCACAACAGTGATGGGAAACAAAAACTCCACTTCATTTGTGCCATCCGTCATCCTGAAGATAATGTTATCACTGTATGTATCACTACCATCATGCTGATAAATGACTACTCCAGCGTCAAGGTCAGCTGGGGTGAAAAATTTTCTCCTGGAGCCCAGAACAGTTAACTCTCCATGCCTCAAGCCATCAATTACACTAATTCTTACTTTGTCTAAATTGTCCTCATCACTGATTTCTAGATTCTGTGAACTAGACAACGGCCTGGACTGGCCTTCATACAGTAGCTGACCAGTGTTCCTTGTAACCACAGGGGCCAACGTGTTCATCGGCTTAACAACAATCATGAATTCAAACGTGTCTGACACAGCCCCTTCTGTGTCCACAACTTCAAGCTCAACCTGGAAAATCCTCTCAATGTCTGAATCCACAGCAGGAGGTTTATAAGCAATTTTCAATTCTTTGAGGTCTCCCTGGTAAAATGAGGTTATGGGTAAATTCCTGTCATCTGTGCTGACTATGTAGCCCTCTTcaaaggagagaggggaagtgATGTTGAAAATTAATTCGTCGGGATTAGACTCCACATCCTCAGCAGCCAGCATGTCTACGGTTACTGCTGTCATTACAAACTGGTCGACTTCCATCATCATCATGGCAACAAAGCTGGGCTTAGGGGGCGTGTTGTCCTCTCCGTCTTTAATTCGCaccaaaatctggaaaaattcCTGCTTAAGCACATTTCCTTCTTTATCATATAATTCTACCAGCATGGGGATGTAATCTCTGTTGGGGGACTTTGAAGTAAAAGTATGCTGATAACGTAAGTTCATCCTAATGAATTCATCACAATCTACCATTGTTCCGAGGCTCTCCTCATCCACAAGTTTCCCATATCGGGGCATCACGTTCCCGCTGGTGAGCGAAGCTATTTTGCATTGCTGTGAGCGTCTGTCAAAGGTGAACTCCAAAATCCCTGTATCGATGGGATTACTGGTGCCCAGCAGTTTGTCAACAGTAAGGGGCATGTTTTTCGTCAGCACTTCCAGCTGTGTGAAGATCACCTCCACCTCCATCATGAACGGTATTATTATTGTATCCGTTTGGGTGTCGTACCTGAGCTGTAATCTCACTCTGTCTCTCGGGGGACTCCGGGAGCCAAAGTGTGAATACTTCACGTCGTTGGGGCCAAATTCACACGGAAACTTTTTCGGAGACAGGTGTCCTGGTCTTTGAGACAGCGGATCGTTGTCCAAAACTGTGATGCTGCATCTGTCGCCGGGCTGAACTTGGACCACCAAATCGTTAATGGGATCAATGAAAACGGATCTCCCGAAAGGCACGCGGATCCCATTATTGGCAACCAGTATCGTATCTTCCGAGAGCTCGGGCCTCAGGGCGTATGATAATCCATAGCTGTCAAAAACACTTGCTACGGCATCACCTGTCAGAATCAGTGCGAGGAGAAGCAAAGCAGCTCCAGTCCCGTGCAGATGCGAAGGAATAATCCAAGCCATTTGGGGAGTAGAGCGGAAGAGTCTAAACTTTGTGCCTGCACTCCTGTGAGCGTCGGTCAAAGTTATAGGAAGATGAAAACGGAGCTGGGAAATATCACGCACCTGAGCTGAGCGCGATGCTGCACCATTCTCTCCCAGCAGCTGTGCACTGTTCGGCGAAACTTCATACTCCTGCTTCGCTGGAGTAAAAGAAAAGTCACGCCCTCCTCTTTACCCATTGGCCAGTGTCTCCCCTGGAATGCGCTTGTCGGGTGATAAATGGACGGCGGTTGTGTCATTCTGAACAGAAAGAGTGATGAGGGGAGGACAGACCTTTGAGGTTTACTAAGCAAAACTCTTAATGAGTAGGATTGAATTTGCGTGAGAAGTGGATTTATTGATTAAAGTCTGTGTGCAAGTTCAAGGAAGGTGTGTTTTTTAACACATCCTAcacatgttttataaataacaaAGGAAATATGCCTAAGTCAAGGACACCCAACTATTCATACAACGCGTctaacaataaagaaaaacaaccataaGCAGGTCTGTCTAGATGTACAATCTGGACTCTCACCCTCACCAAAGTGGATCTTTGTCTCCCCCTCCTGGAGTGTTGAGGAGGGGCGTAAATAGCGCCTGGTGAAATTGTTCATACTACTTGAACTTTTTCTCATGTTGTCACTTCCACTGACCTAAATTGATTTTACTGGGGTTGTATTTGATAGACTAACATAAAGTggtacataattgtgaagtagacaTAAAAGTAtgcatggtttaaaaaaaaaaaaatacagtagaaCTTGTGAAAAATGTATAGTTCATTATATGTCTATATGATGCAATTTTCATTTCAGTTACAGCTGCATTTCTTGAGGAactagctttgcacatctaaagGCTAGTATTCTTCTTTTCAAATTGGATAATGAACAGTTGTGAACCTACTGCTTGATGCTGACGTTACTATGACTTCTTGAGGAGATAGTGGGTTTAGCTCAGGATGTATATAGTAATACTACACATTGTACCTTTACAGTTCAtggatttatttagtaaaaaatatatttatagcaCAAGACACCATGATCCTAAGGAGATTCATCAGAAAAAAGTGTTCTCCTAATTTTGCGTTACAGCCAGCCAGCGTGTTTC
Above is a window of Xiphophorus hellerii strain 12219 chromosome 18, Xiphophorus_hellerii-4.1, whole genome shotgun sequence DNA encoding:
- the frem2b gene encoding FRAS1-related extracellular matrix protein 2b; protein product: MAWIIPSHLHGTGAALLLLALILTGDAVASVFDSYGLSYALRPELSEDTILVANNGIRVPFGRSVFIDPINDLVVQVQPGDRCSITVLDNDPLSQRPGHLSPKKFPCEFGPNDVKYSHFGSRSPPRDRVRLQLRYDTQTDTIIIPFMMEVEVIFTQLEVLTKNMPLTVDKLLGTSNPIDTGILEFTFDRRSQQCKIASLTSGNVMPRYGKLVDEESLGTMVDCDEFIRMNLRYQHTFTSKSPNRDYIPMLVELYDKEGNVLKQEFFQILVRIKDGEDNTPPKPSFVAMMMMEVDQFVMTAVTVDMLAAEDVESNPDELIFNITSPLSFEEGYIVSTDDRNLPITSFYQGDLKELKIAYKPPAVDSDIERIFQVELEVVDTEGAVSDTFEFMIVVKPMNTLAPVVTRNTGQLLYEGQSRPLSSSQNLEISDEDNLDKVRISVIDGLRHGELTVLGSRRKFFTPADLDAGVVIYQHDGSDTYSDNIIFRMTDGTNEVEFLFPITVVPTDDEAPIINANTGLILFKNQVMQIFPSMLSAADIDSEDSTIKFALELPFPTVGQVLLRQSEAPKDPSTWKFNTEDEMYEKVVTEWLQQDIIDGKLFYKHKGPHSTSTVMDQFVFRVQDDNDPPNKSGKSTFIIKIIPVDDLPPELYPSTTLQMTVHEYQLTYFRKKFLRYTDLDSEDRDLKYTIIQPPTDTDENSPVILGALVLTETPNIEVTTFTQAQINHHKIAYKPPDLELGITTHVLQFRYTVEDVSRNSVEGVFTIFLKPVDNKPPEITNTGFTVLERGRHILTRAELDTTDTDTDSSKITFTITQLPLHGQIQFIFTHMTKGDTFNLENIGNGMISYINNGDESTVDLIRIDVSDGVHVVPISIKITVKPIDDETPTIDLPAGTIGSYIDVLENEATEITSNVIQGRDEDTDDLRLTFIVEDKPSFGEILVKGVPSSTFTQADIINGFVVYAHTSGEIGLNTKEDFFNLTLTDMSDEWTIGGNKITGVRVHVTILPLDSQAPEVFVGPQFTVTEGEKNVIQILHISADDVDTPNDDLLCTIIVQPTSGYVENISPAPGSEKSRSGTAISAFTIKDIRQNHIYYVQSIHKGVEPVEDRFTFRCSDGINFSERHFFPISIIPSNDEKPEIYMREFVVMEGMNIVIDTPILNGADADLPSDQLTFFIAKPPRHGFILNQLTTGTLPVSNFTLEQIRDGSSIVYEHDDTETTEDSFEIVLTDGKFSVEKTVIVMVIPVDDETPRMAINDGLEIEIGDVKVINNNVLKATDLDSEDSTLTYIIRYGPGQGYLQRTMPTGELQNISVGMNFSQNEVDQGLILYIHNGQEGIRDLIKFDVTDGINPLIDRYFYVTIGGIDIVFPDVINKGVSLKEGGRVTLTTDLLSTSDLNSPDEHLVFTITRAPVRGHLECTDTPGMPISSFTQLQLAGSKIYYIHTADDEVKMDSFEFEVTDGYNPVFRTFRISITDVDNKKPVVTVHGLVVIEGENKLITPFEITVEDRDTVDRLLRFTVTQIPVHGRLLFNNSQPVTSFTKQDLNENMISYKHDGTESAEDSFSFTVTDGTHTDFYVFPDTVFETQKPQVMRITVLAVDNGVPHIIVNKGAQTLRVMERDLLGFVITSKSLKAEDRDSNQDSVTFRITVAPEHGYLINLGRGNATVSTFTQAEIDDMNICYILKHGDNATNDVFHFSIGDNGGNKLRNQQFRLNWAWISLEKEHYVVDEEVKFLEVVLKRRGYLGETSFVSIGTKDNTAVKDKDFRGKAQKQVQFNPGQTTATWKVRILSDSEYEVSETFQIVLSDPVMAALEFPEVATVEILDPDDESTVFIPSAVYNIEEDIGELLIPVLRRGDVNQELMVICYTQQVSATGTVPTTVLSYSDYISRPEDHHSILRFDKGEIEKSCRIVIIDDSLYEDEESFNVTLSMPMGGRLSSEFPTARVIIIPDMDDAPVFYFGSMEYHVDESDAFVEVQVWRTGSDLSKGGTVTVRSRRTDPVSAEAGVDYVGISRNLDFAPGVTMQTFRVTILDDLGQPVLEGPEKFELVLRMPMNGILGEPSKTSIIINDSISDLPKVQFRHAVHVGSESSGQISATVYRSGDISYKSTVRCYSRQGTAQVMMDFNERPNTDASIITFLPGEIEKPCLLVLVDDTEHEEEEELRLVLGSPKSESPFGASIGKQNETLIKIKDDADRSVISFEETKFSVSEPKKKGQVSVVKISVLRVGDTSKVSVVRVHTKDGSATSGEDYHPISEEIVFRQGDTEHHVEVEVLYDGVREMREAFTVHLKPDENMVAETKMSKAIIYIEESNSMADVTFPSIPVVISLFNYDDNEQNKPSLPVAGYPVICVTACNPKYPDYHKTGSICVSESINNTLTRYRWLVSAPTGPDGVTSPMREVDFDTFFTSSKLITLDSVYFQAGSRVQCAARAVNSNGDEGLEQTSSIVSISTDEGMCQPRAVGTVGAEPFSARLRYSGAEETDHPNLIKLTVTMPHIDGMLPVVSTRPLSNFELTLSPDGTRVGHHRCSNLLDYTEVKTNYGFLTEATKNPEIIGQTAPYQYSTSLRGSSTLRFYRNLNLEACLWEFTSYYDMSELLSDCGGTIGTDGQVLNLIQSFVTLRVPLHVSYVFHSPVGAGGWQHFDLQSELRLTFVYDTAILWRDGIGSPPEAELQGALYPTSMRINGLGQLVVNFRTEARFRGLFVLAHLASPLTSMVICAEHPGLTFNLSLVRSEPTYSQPIQQWTFISDFAVRDYSGLYTVKLIPCTSPPSLEYTLPPVCSPREPLNFDLDIRFQQVSDPVAAEFSLNTQMILLSKRTLWLSDGSMGFGQESDTAFSQGDTIYGRVMVDPVQNLGDSFICNIEKVFLCTGADGYVPKYNPGNFEFGCLADAPSLLYRFKIIDKAQPETQAHSFGNVAFNAFLAVDDPDALVLVRQSGADGFRMDSAALFQVAAGREWYIHTIYTVRSRDNANRGIGKRSLEYHAISQHSDRLPEGHHRTRRSSSIEPDVVDEIGVENNRGTNILHISLDLSSQQKTSPEKEIFTKGIIPHELNQRDSDDRLVLIIGIFVGLLLTVLLIIVVVLLVRSKQEKKEVPRNSTSTEPMITQNLSNSDSSEV